In Zerene cesonia ecotype Mississippi chromosome 12, Zerene_cesonia_1.1, whole genome shotgun sequence, the genomic stretch NNNNNNNNNNNNNNNNNNNNNNNNNNNNNNNNNNNNNNNNNNNNNNNNNNNNNNNNNNNNNNNNNNNNNNNNNNNNNNNNNNNNNNNNNNNNNNNNNNNNNNNNNNNNNNNNNNNNNNNNNNNNNNNNNNNNNNNNNNNNNNNNNNNNNNNNNNNNNNNNNNNNNNNNNNNNNNNNNNNNNNNNNNNNNNNNNNNNNNNNNNNNNNNNNNNNNNNNNNNNNNNNNNNNNNNNNNNNNNNNNNNNNNNNNNNNNNNNNNNNNNNNNNNNNNNNNNNNNNNNNNNNNNNNNNNNNNNNNNNNNNNNNNNNNgtaaaaaaaaaaaaaaaacaaaaacaatatgtacCTAGGTGCTTGCATAAAATGTGGTATCATATGATTCATAGCCATGTGACCAGGATACATTCCTGGCGGGACAGGACCCATGGGGGTCGGTAAGATCCCCTGTGTGACATTTGATGGTCCTGGACCCAgctaaaacaaaaacagttgagtgtaaaatgtataaccaattattgataaaataattatctttcaCATAGATTTAGGATAATTATGGTATAAACCAACAAAgggcatattatataaatacatacattatttgttGAAGCATGAGTAAATAAGAATATGTTACAAAaccaaaacaaacatttgaaatgaaaacaattagtactaaaataaattcataatgttAAACAGCTGGTGTATTTAACAGCAAGTCTTTACTCATATTTAGTTCATTGATTAATAGAAAGTATAGTAAGGAAATATCTTACCAGTGCTGATGTTGCCTTCTTCTTAGCGGCtggttcatcatcatcactgTCTGACACCTTGCCACCACCTAtagaattgtatttaataaaattacatctcAACATGTGCACTCACATACCTTTACTGGAACACTATGGCTACACATCAATAACATCTAAGGCTACCGTGTCCCAAGcaagttaatatataaataagtagtaCATACATCATGATTCATGTCCCAAACAGCCTAAGCCGGATATTATACAATGTTTATACCTGTTTTCTGCCTTTCATGCTCCTTTATATCTTCAGGGGGTATACCTTCCATACCATAGATTTCAATTTCTATATTTGACCTATTTGGTAATGAATTTGGAACTTTGTCTATAGCTTCTTTGTGAACCTGAAATGTATAGAACGAATGCATCACGCGACAGATTCAACTGAAAATTAGATTATAAGGCgcgatatttatgaataactatTATAGATCCGCAATTTGGCGCATATGATGTGCCAAAATATCTTAACCTATAAGCGTaccagttaaaaaaatactttgcgATTGCGTAGGCGGTTGGGGCGACTGCCAAGAAATAGGACAAGTATCGTACCTGCATGCAGTGAATCGAGAGCCCTGGTCCCGTATACAGTTTTTTGTGGCATATGtggcatttaaaatgtttcgcTTTTTGatgttgtattaaaattttttcgtCGTCAAATTCCCTATTGCAATACCTGTACAATTTGCTAAGGAAATAACTGAATCAGACAAGTAAACATagaacaaaaatttcaattaaaacattacgaAAGCGATGTttcgaaatttggtacatttgCGATTGTAAAAAGGATACCAGCACCAAGGTTTAGAGGCCTTCTTCTTCTTTCTacccattttaattaaaaattacacgaactgttataaacttaaattaatgaaataagatACACCGTACACTTAACAATTCAAAACGTTTTtggattatttaaatctattatcaaatgattaaataaatgtaaaaatatacgcAACGACAATACGAATCGagaattacaaataacaatatggCCGACAGGCGTGAATTCAGAATTTCAGTTCGCACATCACAGAACATCTAATTGGCCAATGGCAGTTAGCACACCGCACAAGTTGCcatattagaaaattaaattgtccTGCGCACTTGAcacgttaaatataaaaaaaaattataaaccacAGATGAGaagaaaattaacaatttccaaaaacagttattaaaaatttctattagaaattaattagctcctattttaaaaacaaagtattgatatcaaattttttgataatactATAAACATGCGACATCTAGTGGGTAATTTgcacattattattaacttgttCATCATCAACAAAGGATGGCGTTACATGAGTTACGTActtcataaaaatagtaaaatattaattaaataattcgacCCTACTCATC encodes the following:
- the LOC119830921 gene encoding BUB3-interacting and GLEBS motif-containing protein ZNF207-like, with amino-acid sequence MGRKKKKASKPWCWYCNREFDDEKILIQHQKAKHFKCHICHKKLYTGPGLSIHCMQVHKEAIDKVPNSLPNRSNIEIEIYGMEGIPPEDIKEHERQKTGGGKVSDSDDDEPAAKKKATSALLGPGPSNVTQGILPTPMGPVPPGMYPGHMAMNHMIPHFMQAPRWSVAFLQQLF